The following DNA comes from Meiothermus sp..
AAGGAGGGGACTGTGATGGGTTGGTGTCCTTGGTGTTCTTACGGCTACGGCATGATGGGCGGCTGGGGTTGGCTGGGCCTGCTGGCCCAATTAGCCGTCCTAGTGCTGCTGATCTACCTGCTGGTGCGGGCCCTCTCCCGTCCATCGAGGGAGGGGCGGGACCGCGCCCTGGAGATTCTGCGGGAACGTTATGCCAAAGGCGAGATCGACAAGGATACTTTCGAGCGCATGAAGCGCGACCTGAACGAGTAAGAGGAGGTGCGTTGTGAAACGCGGACAGTTCTGGCTAGCGATCGTAGGCCTGGCCGTGCTGGGGTTAGCCCTTACCCAGGGCATGTGGGGCAATCCGGGCATGATGCAGGGCTATGGGTACGGCCCGGGAATGATGGGTGGGATGATGGGCGGAGGTATGGGCATGATGAGCTTTCATCCCGCCCAGGCTCAGCCCATCCCCCCAGCCGAAGCCAGGGCTCGGCTCGAGTCCTTCGCTCAACGCTTTAGCTCCGAGGCCAAGCTTAAGGATTTCATGAGCTTCAGCGAGAACTACTACGCCCAGGTAGTCGATGCCAAGGGCAACGGCCTGGTAGAGATCCTGGCCGACCGCTATACCGGCAACGTCTATCTCGAGCCCGGCCCCAACATGATGTGGAACACCCGCTTGGGTATGGGCTATGGCATGATGCAGGGCCAGCCTACAGCCACGCGCTACGACAAGGCTGCCGCGCAAAAACTGGCCAGGCAATTTCTCAAGGGCTACTTGCCGGGAGCCACAGTCATGGAGGGTCAGGCTTTCAGCGGTTATTACACCTTTGATTTTGGCCGCAAAGCGGTCGAGGGGATGCTCTCGGTGAGCGCCTACACTGGTGAGGTCTGGGTGCACACCTGGCACGGGATTTTCCTGGGAGAGTAGCAACGGTGCATACCGATCCGGGCTTTGTTTGATCGAAGGGGAGAAGTTAGGATTGTCCTCCGAGGATAAGCCATGGAATTCACCGAACTTTCGCTGGGTTAGTACGTTGCCAGCCTCAAAGCTGGCAAAGACAAAGTGCGCGACCGCGCGGCCTTCCTCGAGCGCTGCGCGCGCATGTACCAGACCCCCAGCCTCGCCGGTTTCCCGATGGTGGGGCTGGGCGGCAGTTGCGGCAAGCCCACCTTCCTCCTGCCTTTCGCCGTCCGCTTCGATCTGGACAAGGTGCTGGCGCTCGAGGCGTGGTTTCGCCGAGCGAAGTGAGGGGTGGCCGTGGCCGAGCGCTTCAGCATGTACGTGGAGTACGGGGCCTACCCCCATCGCAAGCGGCCCGACGACACGGAGCTCGCTGCCGTGCAGGAATGGACTAATGCCACGCTGGTCTTTCTGCGGTCTTCTTATGGGCGCAAGGAAAAGCTACTCACCGCGATGCCTGAAGCCTTGAAGCCCTGACTAACGTCCCTGCCTCTTTATTCGCGGGAAACTTCGGAGGGGATTGACCTTTTGCATGGTTCAAACTATCCTGATTTCACATTCCCCCCCCACCTGGGGAGGGATATACGGCGCCTAAACTGGCTGCCACCCGGAGGGTAACGATGGAACATAGGGCGCATCAAACCACGGCGGTCCTCGAGGTTGCCCTCAGGAATTGCCACGACGGCTCGGAGTACGCCGACCTCGAGCGGCAGTTCGCCCGGCTGGAAGGCGTTCAGCAGGTCCACCTCGACCGCACCCGGGGCGTCGCCCACCTCGCCTACGACCCCGCGGTGACGAGCGCCCAGCGGCTCGAGGCCGAGATCGAGCAAAGGGGCTACGCCTGCGACTGCGCCGACTGCGCCCCCTCCGAGGCCCAGCCCGGGCACCCCAGCGTGGGCTCGGAGGGCCACGACCACGCCCACCACGGCCACGCCGCCCGTCCGGCCCCGGCCCCAGCCCACGACCACGCCGCCGTGCGGCACCAGGAGCACGCGGGCCACGAGGGGCACGACGAGCACGCCGGGCACGGGGCCGCGATGGTGAACGACATGCTGCGGCGCTT
Coding sequences within:
- a CDS encoding SHOCT domain-containing protein; this encodes MGWCPWCSYGYGMMGGWGWLGLLAQLAVLVLLIYLLVRALSRPSREGRDRALEILRERYAKGEIDKDTFERMKRDLNE